A single region of the Mesorhizobium sp. NZP2077 genome encodes:
- a CDS encoding ABC transporter permease produces MAAYILRRMVSAIAVMAMVGMFVFLLLRLAPGDPAAIIAGKSATAEMIAGIREKLGLNDPMPIQFIRWVRDMLGGDFGTSIFAGRPVLELIGQRLEPTLSLSMLTMIVSVTVGVSFGIVAAWRAGGLVDRMLSAFAALGFSVPVFVIGFFAIYWFAINLHWLPVQGYQPIGQGIGPWFDHLILPTLALSLGYIAFIARITRASMLEVLSEDYMRTAAAKGASSYAMLFHHALKNAGVPILTVVGLCFAYLISGVVITETVFNVPGIGRLTVDAINNRDYPIIQGVLILASGMYVLVNLAVDLGYTLIDPRIRY; encoded by the coding sequence ATGGCTGCCTACATCCTTCGCAGGATGGTTTCGGCCATCGCCGTCATGGCGATGGTCGGGATGTTCGTGTTCCTGCTCCTCAGGCTGGCGCCAGGCGACCCGGCTGCTATCATCGCCGGCAAGTCAGCCACGGCGGAGATGATTGCTGGCATCCGAGAAAAGCTGGGCCTCAACGATCCCATGCCGATCCAGTTCATCCGTTGGGTGCGCGACATGCTCGGCGGAGATTTCGGAACTTCCATCTTTGCCGGACGACCGGTGCTCGAACTCATCGGGCAGCGGCTTGAACCGACTCTTTCTCTTTCGATGCTGACGATGATCGTTTCGGTAACAGTCGGCGTTTCCTTCGGCATCGTTGCCGCATGGCGGGCCGGCGGGCTCGTCGACCGCATGCTTTCTGCCTTCGCGGCACTGGGTTTTTCTGTCCCGGTATTCGTCATCGGCTTTTTTGCCATATACTGGTTCGCAATCAACTTGCATTGGCTACCGGTCCAGGGCTACCAGCCGATTGGTCAAGGCATCGGCCCGTGGTTTGACCACCTGATCCTGCCAACCCTGGCTCTGAGTCTCGGCTATATTGCCTTCATCGCCCGGATCACGCGCGCCAGCATGTTGGAGGTTCTGTCGGAAGACTATATGCGAACGGCCGCTGCAAAGGGCGCATCGTCCTACGCTATGCTTTTCCACCATGCATTGAAGAATGCCGGTGTACCGATCCTGACCGTCGTAGGCTTATGTTTCGCCTATCTGATCTCCGGCGTCGTCATTACCGAAACCGTGTTCAACGTCCCTGGTATCGGCCGCCTGACTGTCGATGCGATCAACAACCGCGACTATCCCATCATCCAGGGCGTGCTGATCCTTGCTTCTGGCATGTATGTCCTTGTCAATCTCGCCGTCGATCTTGGGTACACCCTGATCGACCCTCGAATCCGGTATTGA
- a CDS encoding aspartate aminotransferase family protein, producing MLDQSNELAAWDRDHFFHPSTHMGTHARGESPTRIMAGGEGVTVWDNNGRKSIDAFAGLYCVNVGYGRQKIADAIAEQAKNLAYYHAYVGHGTEASIRLAKMIIDRAPQGMSRVYFGLSGSDANETNIKLIWYYNNVLGRPEKKKIISRWRGYHGSGVMTGSLTGLDLFHNAFDLPRAPILHTEAPYYFRRADRSMSEEQFSQHCADKLEQMILAEGPDTVAAFIGEPILGTGGIVPPPAAYWEKIQAVLKKYDVLLVADEVVTGFGRLGTMFGSDHYGIKPDLITIAKGLTSAYAPLSGVIVADKMWQVLVQGSDKLGSLGHGWTYSAHPICVAAGVANLELIDEMDLVRNAGETGAYFRAELAKAVGGHKHVGEVRGDGMLAAVEFVKDRDDRVFFDPSLKVGPQIATALAASGVIGRAMPQGDILGFAPPLCLTREEADTIVARTADAVNSVFASI from the coding sequence ATGCTCGACCAGTCCAACGAACTCGCCGCCTGGGATCGCGATCACTTCTTCCATCCCTCGACGCATATGGGCACGCACGCGCGCGGCGAAAGCCCGACCCGCATCATGGCCGGCGGCGAAGGCGTCACCGTCTGGGACAACAATGGCAGGAAGAGCATCGATGCCTTTGCCGGCCTCTATTGCGTCAATGTCGGTTATGGCCGCCAGAAGATCGCCGATGCCATCGCCGAGCAGGCAAAAAACCTCGCCTACTATCATGCCTATGTCGGACACGGCACCGAGGCGTCAATCCGGCTTGCCAAGATGATCATCGACCGCGCGCCGCAGGGCATGAGCCGGGTCTATTTCGGGCTGTCGGGCTCCGATGCCAACGAGACCAACATCAAGCTGATCTGGTACTACAACAATGTGCTGGGACGACCCGAGAAGAAGAAGATCATCTCGCGCTGGCGCGGCTATCACGGCTCGGGCGTGATGACCGGTTCGCTGACCGGGCTCGACTTGTTCCACAACGCCTTCGACCTGCCGCGCGCGCCGATCCTGCACACCGAGGCGCCGTATTATTTCCGCCGCGCCGACCGCTCGATGAGCGAGGAGCAGTTCTCGCAACATTGCGCCGACAAGCTCGAGCAGATGATCCTCGCCGAAGGCCCTGACACCGTCGCCGCCTTCATCGGCGAGCCGATCCTCGGTACTGGTGGCATCGTGCCGCCGCCGGCCGCCTACTGGGAAAAGATCCAGGCCGTGCTGAAAAAATATGACGTGCTGCTGGTCGCCGACGAAGTGGTGACCGGCTTTGGCCGGCTCGGCACCATGTTCGGCTCCGACCACTATGGCATCAAGCCGGACCTGATCACCATCGCCAAGGGCCTGACCTCGGCCTATGCGCCACTGTCGGGCGTGATTGTCGCGGACAAGATGTGGCAGGTGCTGGTGCAGGGTTCCGACAAGCTCGGTTCGCTCGGCCACGGCTGGACCTATTCGGCGCATCCGATCTGCGTTGCCGCGGGTGTCGCCAATCTCGAACTGATCGACGAGATGGACCTGGTGCGGAACGCCGGCGAGACCGGCGCCTATTTCCGCGCCGAGCTCGCCAAGGCCGTCGGCGGCCACAAACACGTTGGCGAGGTGCGCGGTGACGGCATGCTGGCCGCGGTCGAGTTCGTGAAGGACCGCGACGACCGCGTCTTCTTCGATCCGTCGCTGAAGGTCGGGCCGCAGATTGCTACGGCGCTTGCGGCGAGCGGCGTCATCGGCCGCGCCATGCCGCAGGGCGACATTCTCGGCTTCGCGCCGCCGCTCTGCCTGACGCGTGAGGAGGCCGACACAATCGTCGCCAGGACCGCCGACGCCGTGAACAGCGTGTTTGCAAGTATCTGA
- a CDS encoding ABC transporter permease, which produces MTLLSAPVETVPIGRQRLSDLPRLAKRHPLVFIGGGLLTLLIVLALAAPLYAGDPLNMDPFKRLQPPSPEMWFGSDNLGRDVFARTMFGTRISLMVGLISAAYAAVGGLLIGILAGYSRAFDSVAMRVMDGLMSIPTILLAIALISLTGPGIGILIVAIAIPELPGVARLVRSVVLGVRERPYVEAAVCGGARLPKVLWRHILPSTIPPLMVQGANVCASAILTEAALSFLGVGVPPEIPSWGNMIASSRLYLAIAPLTIFAPGICLAVTVLAVNLLGDGLRDLFDPRAKRRR; this is translated from the coding sequence ATGACGCTCCTCTCCGCACCCGTTGAAACCGTGCCGATAGGCCGGCAGCGCCTATCCGACCTTCCCCGTCTGGCAAAGCGGCATCCTCTCGTCTTCATAGGCGGGGGCCTCCTGACCTTGTTAATCGTGCTGGCGCTTGCAGCACCACTTTACGCCGGCGATCCACTGAATATGGATCCCTTCAAACGCCTTCAACCGCCATCCCCCGAGATGTGGTTCGGGAGCGACAATCTGGGCCGGGACGTGTTTGCGCGAACTATGTTCGGTACCCGGATCTCCCTCATGGTGGGATTGATATCGGCGGCGTACGCGGCCGTGGGTGGGCTTTTGATCGGCATCCTTGCCGGATACAGCCGCGCCTTCGACAGTGTCGCGATGCGGGTGATGGATGGCCTGATGTCGATCCCGACGATTTTGCTGGCCATTGCGCTGATTTCGCTGACCGGCCCGGGCATCGGCATCCTCATCGTCGCAATCGCCATCCCCGAACTACCGGGTGTCGCGCGGCTGGTCCGTTCAGTCGTTCTAGGTGTGCGTGAACGTCCCTATGTCGAGGCCGCGGTTTGTGGCGGCGCGCGCCTGCCGAAGGTATTGTGGCGGCATATCCTGCCGAGCACCATCCCGCCGCTGATGGTCCAGGGCGCCAATGTGTGTGCCAGTGCGATACTGACCGAGGCCGCCCTGAGTTTCCTCGGCGTGGGCGTACCGCCCGAGATCCCCAGTTGGGGAAACATGATCGCCAGTTCACGACTGTATCTCGCCATCGCGCCATTGACTATCTTTGCCCCAGGCATCTGCCTTGCTGTCACGGTTCTTGCCGTCAACCTGCTCGGCGATGGCTTGCGCGACCTATTCGACCCCCGCGCGAAGCGGAGACGCTGA
- a CDS encoding NAD-dependent succinate-semialdehyde dehydrogenase produces MSAHVARTIRHDALDRLVDRRLLRELAYVDGQWTASEVAESFEVTDPASGATVAFVAALDAGQTTKAINAASRAFPAWRALLPQERSRTLRKWFELVVASRDDLALLMTLEQGKPLKESLGEIDYAASFVEWYAEEAKRLNAESVTSHLPGAEMMARREPLGVVGIVTPWNFPSAMLTRKAAAALAAGCTIVAHPSSETPLSALALAELGERAGLPAGVFNVVTGKASIIVGRMCEDPRVRAMSFTGSTEIGRLIAAQSAPTMKRLVMELGGHAPLIVFADADLEKAVSIAIDAKFATSGQDCLAANRIYVQRSLYDRFCAAFARRIETLRTGNGLADETEIGPLMHERAIKKVEEQVADALARGARCLAGGKLHAAGSLFYQPTLLVDVADEALIMREETFGPVAAVTPFDSEAEVIARANATEYGLVAYVVTENGARQQRMGRALDYGMVAINRVKITGAPIPFGGVKQSGIGREGSRHGLEAFTDLKYLCLDVA; encoded by the coding sequence ATGTCCGCGCACGTTGCCCGCACGATCCGCCATGACGCACTCGACCGCCTCGTCGATCGTCGGCTGCTGCGCGAGCTCGCCTATGTCGATGGACAGTGGACGGCGAGCGAGGTTGCTGAAAGCTTCGAAGTCACCGATCCAGCCAGCGGCGCCACCGTCGCCTTCGTTGCCGCACTCGATGCCGGACAGACAACGAAGGCGATCAACGCCGCTTCGCGCGCCTTTCCAGCCTGGAGGGCATTGCTGCCGCAAGAGCGGTCGAGAACCCTGCGAAAATGGTTCGAGCTGGTCGTCGCCTCCAGGGACGATCTGGCGCTGCTGATGACGCTGGAACAGGGCAAGCCACTTAAGGAGTCGCTGGGAGAGATCGACTACGCCGCATCCTTCGTAGAGTGGTACGCCGAAGAAGCCAAACGCCTCAATGCCGAAAGCGTCACCAGCCACCTGCCCGGGGCCGAGATGATGGCGCGGCGCGAACCGCTCGGCGTCGTCGGCATCGTCACGCCATGGAACTTTCCGTCGGCGATGTTGACCCGCAAGGCGGCGGCAGCACTCGCCGCCGGCTGCACCATTGTCGCGCATCCGTCCTCGGAAACGCCGCTGTCCGCGCTGGCGCTTGCCGAGCTTGGCGAGCGCGCCGGGCTGCCCGCCGGCGTCTTCAACGTCGTTACCGGAAAGGCTTCCATCATTGTCGGTCGGATGTGCGAGGACCCGCGCGTTCGCGCCATGAGCTTCACCGGCTCGACAGAAATCGGCAGGCTGATCGCCGCACAGAGCGCGCCGACGATGAAGCGGCTGGTGATGGAGCTCGGCGGCCACGCGCCGCTGATCGTGTTTGCCGACGCGGATCTCGAGAAAGCGGTTAGCATCGCCATCGATGCCAAGTTCGCCACATCGGGTCAGGACTGCCTCGCCGCCAACCGCATCTATGTGCAGCGCTCGCTTTACGACCGTTTCTGCGCCGCCTTTGCGCGGCGCATCGAGACGCTGCGAACCGGCAATGGGCTTGCCGATGAGACCGAAATCGGACCGCTGATGCATGAGCGCGCCATCAAGAAGGTCGAGGAGCAGGTCGCCGATGCGCTCGCCCGCGGCGCGCGCTGCCTTGCCGGCGGCAAGCTTCACGCGGCGGGATCGCTGTTCTACCAGCCGACGCTGCTGGTAGATGTCGCCGACGAAGCGCTGATCATGCGCGAAGAGACCTTTGGCCCCGTCGCGGCCGTCACGCCGTTCGACAGCGAGGCCGAGGTGATTGCCCGCGCCAACGCCACCGAATATGGCCTGGTCGCCTATGTCGTGACCGAGAACGGCGCCCGCCAGCAGCGCATGGGCCGCGCACTCGACTACGGCATGGTTGCCATCAACCGCGTCAAGATCACGGGCGCGCCAATCCCGTTCGGGGGCGTCAAGCAATCCGGCATCGGCCGCGAAGGATCGCGCCACGGGCTCGAAGCCTTCACCGATCTCAAATACCTCTGCCTGGACGTGGCGTAG
- a CDS encoding ABC transporter ATP-binding protein: protein MLMHTTIANDVLLDVQNLETHFYGDESITRALGGISFQVKRGETLGVVGESGCGKSVTALSILRLLPKLTAKTVGGEIRFHGRDLLKLSEREMRGIRGNRIAMIFQEPMTSLNPVYTVGHQIAEAVQIHTKATKSEAMAKAQELLRLVRISDPERRVNNYPHEMSGGMRQRAMIAMALACSPELLIADEPTTALDVTIQAQILRLVVELKERTGTAVMFITHDLGVVAETCQRVIVMYAGRIVEQASVVDLFARPSHPYTQGLMRSVPDRRRGRQRRLPEIPGIVPSLREPIVGCSFAPRCPFAIDICREKTPILRDVVPGHGAACWRAEEVMGA from the coding sequence ATGCTGATGCATACGACAATAGCCAATGACGTGCTTCTCGATGTCCAAAATCTTGAGACCCACTTCTACGGCGACGAAAGCATCACCCGCGCGCTGGGCGGCATTAGCTTCCAGGTTAAGAGAGGCGAAACGCTCGGCGTCGTCGGCGAATCCGGATGCGGCAAGAGCGTCACCGCGCTGTCGATCCTTCGCCTGCTGCCGAAGCTCACCGCCAAGACCGTCGGCGGCGAGATCCGCTTTCACGGACGCGACCTCCTGAAACTCTCCGAGCGTGAGATGCGAGGCATCCGCGGCAACCGGATCGCCATGATCTTCCAGGAGCCGATGACAAGCCTGAACCCGGTTTACACGGTCGGTCACCAGATCGCTGAAGCGGTGCAGATCCACACCAAGGCCACCAAATCAGAAGCCATGGCCAAGGCACAAGAGTTGCTGCGTCTCGTGCGCATCTCAGACCCCGAGCGTCGGGTGAATAACTATCCCCACGAAATGTCGGGCGGCATGCGACAGCGTGCCATGATCGCCATGGCGCTTGCCTGCTCGCCGGAACTCTTGATCGCCGACGAGCCTACGACTGCGCTCGACGTCACTATCCAGGCACAAATCCTGCGGCTGGTGGTTGAACTGAAAGAGCGTACAGGAACGGCGGTCATGTTCATCACGCACGATCTGGGCGTCGTCGCCGAGACATGCCAACGCGTGATTGTCATGTATGCCGGCCGCATCGTGGAGCAGGCGAGCGTAGTTGATCTGTTCGCGCGGCCCTCGCACCCCTACACGCAGGGCCTGATGCGCTCGGTGCCTGATCGGCGGCGCGGCCGACAGCGCCGCCTGCCGGAAATCCCCGGTATCGTGCCCAGTCTGCGCGAGCCGATCGTGGGATGTAGCTTCGCGCCTCGCTGTCCATTCGCGATCGACATTTGCCGCGAGAAAACGCCCATCTTGCGAGATGTCGTGCCCGGGCATGGGGCGGCTTGCTGGCGCGCTGAAGAGGTGATGGGCGCATGA
- a CDS encoding ABC transporter substrate-binding protein: MTLSRRTLFKAGIAAGAAISVSSILRAQTQPAPDRTVRMVKSTDLRVFDPIWTATNITADHGAAIYDTLFSVDSKFMPQPQMVGRWGLSDDKKTYTFELRDGLGWHDGTSVTAADCVASIHRWGQVAPGGQLLLERASDISKKDDKTFTISLREPLGLLIDLLADLTPPCLFIMREKDASHPASEQVTTKIGSGPFKFNEALAKPGASITYDRNEKYIPRKEPSDGMAGGKVVKVDRVVWDVIADQQTAMAALQAGEIDYFELPPADFYSSIESDPNLALQVLDKAGQDALVRMNFLQPPFDNVKARQAVLHLIDQEAFMRAMYPDPKYIDSVTSIFGKDTLLSNGENTGWYKKGGDPEKAKELFKQAGYAGQKVVILDPTDWHEGDNASQLLAAALQKVGVNAELAPMDWGGVTTRRANKGPVENGGWSMFITSEMDFSLGNPLTDPLLTANGDKAWYGWPNNDEYEALRRKLADVQTLEERKELARKMQAIWWDFVGDVRLGKYISPIARRKTLTGLIGVPAIVPMWNMQKTSA, encoded by the coding sequence ATGACACTTTCTCGCCGCACTCTCTTCAAGGCGGGTATTGCTGCGGGAGCGGCCATATCCGTCTCATCCATCCTCCGGGCGCAGACACAGCCAGCCCCCGACCGTACGGTCCGCATGGTGAAGTCTACCGACTTGCGCGTGTTCGATCCCATCTGGACGGCGACAAACATCACTGCCGACCACGGCGCGGCGATTTACGACACGCTGTTTTCAGTCGACTCGAAGTTCATGCCTCAACCACAAATGGTGGGTAGGTGGGGGCTCTCCGACGACAAGAAGACTTACACTTTCGAGCTGCGGGACGGCCTAGGTTGGCATGACGGCACCTCCGTTACCGCCGCGGATTGCGTCGCTTCGATCCATCGCTGGGGCCAAGTGGCACCCGGCGGGCAGCTCCTCTTGGAACGGGCTAGCGACATCTCGAAAAAGGACGATAAGACTTTCACAATTTCGCTCAGGGAGCCGCTTGGGCTTCTGATCGATCTCTTGGCAGATCTAACTCCCCCATGCTTGTTCATCATGCGCGAGAAGGATGCCAGCCATCCCGCTAGCGAACAAGTGACGACAAAGATTGGATCGGGGCCTTTCAAATTCAATGAAGCTCTCGCAAAGCCCGGCGCAAGCATCACCTACGATCGTAATGAAAAATACATCCCTCGTAAGGAGCCGTCGGACGGGATGGCTGGCGGGAAGGTCGTCAAGGTCGACCGAGTCGTCTGGGATGTTATCGCCGACCAGCAGACGGCTATGGCGGCCTTACAAGCCGGTGAGATTGACTATTTCGAGTTGCCTCCTGCCGATTTCTACTCGTCGATCGAGAGCGATCCCAATCTTGCTCTTCAAGTTCTGGATAAGGCGGGCCAGGACGCGCTCGTGCGCATGAATTTCCTGCAGCCGCCATTCGACAACGTAAAAGCGCGCCAAGCGGTGCTTCACCTGATCGATCAGGAGGCGTTCATGCGCGCCATGTACCCTGACCCAAAATACATCGACTCTGTCACTTCGATATTCGGTAAAGATACCTTATTGTCTAACGGCGAGAATACCGGATGGTACAAGAAGGGCGGCGATCCAGAAAAAGCAAAAGAGCTTTTTAAGCAAGCTGGATATGCCGGGCAGAAGGTGGTCATTCTCGATCCGACGGACTGGCACGAGGGAGACAATGCCTCTCAGCTTCTGGCGGCGGCGCTGCAGAAAGTAGGAGTAAACGCCGAGTTGGCACCCATGGACTGGGGTGGTGTCACGACACGACGCGCGAACAAGGGGCCCGTTGAGAACGGTGGCTGGAGCATGTTCATCACATCTGAAATGGATTTCTCCCTTGGCAACCCTCTGACGGACCCACTCCTGACCGCCAATGGCGATAAGGCTTGGTACGGCTGGCCGAATAACGACGAATACGAGGCTCTTAGGCGTAAGTTGGCGGATGTCCAAACACTCGAAGAGCGCAAGGAGCTTGCCCGAAAAATGCAAGCAATCTGGTGGGACTTCGTCGGCGATGTGAGGTTGGGAAAATACATTTCCCCGATCGCGCGCCGCAAGACCCTCACGGGCCTCATCGGTGTGCCTGCGATCGTGCCGATGTGGAACATGCAGAAGACTTCTGCCTGA
- a CDS encoding Lrp/AsnC family transcriptional regulator: protein MTAAKLDPIDLKILDAIQRDGRITKLALADKVGLSPTPCWMRLRKLEKAGIVSGYHARIAMRVVAPVATVLMEVTLASHRQADFDRFERVIRDVPEIVACWSVGGGVDYVLKVMARDVDAYQRLVDALLEREIGIDRYFTYIVTKTVKDETVLPLADLLPPHS from the coding sequence ATGACCGCCGCAAAACTTGACCCGATCGACCTGAAAATCCTCGACGCCATCCAGCGCGATGGCCGTATCACCAAGCTGGCGCTGGCCGACAAGGTCGGCCTGTCGCCGACGCCGTGCTGGATGCGGCTGCGCAAGCTGGAAAAGGCCGGCATCGTCTCGGGCTATCACGCCCGCATCGCCATGCGTGTCGTGGCGCCGGTCGCCACCGTGCTGATGGAAGTGACGCTGGCCAGCCATCGACAAGCCGACTTCGATCGCTTCGAGCGCGTGATCCGCGACGTCCCCGAGATCGTCGCATGTTGGTCGGTGGGCGGCGGCGTTGACTATGTGCTGAAGGTTATGGCGCGCGATGTCGACGCCTACCAGAGGCTGGTCGATGCCTTGCTCGAGCGGGAGATCGGCATCGACCGCTACTTCACTTACATAGTCACCAAGACGGTGAAGGATGAGACCGTCTTGCCGTTGGCCGACCTGCTGCCACCACATTCGTAG